One stretch of Streptomyces sp. MMBL 11-1 DNA includes these proteins:
- a CDS encoding protein kinase domain-containing protein: MIAGRFRLLGAVDSGNMGEVHRAEDLDAAPGDADRVVAVKLILRRRSGLRIDTHGDTKTVERFAREVRIMQTFGRHPNLPRTIAGGVDDTNGGLPYLAMEFLDGHPLADLVADEPQLPISWAGAIAAQMAEGLKAAHVEGVVHRDLKPRNVMLTRGGLVKVLDFGMGRIVDDPDGAKLTSTGVTVGTARYMAPEQFQGGAVTPAADLYALGCVLYEMLLGVPPFVGTSAYELGEKHVHQAPNPVRLVRHDVPEALARLVDRLLAKNPADRPESAAAVRDTLLPFVAPAEPLPAWREFDPVGRLLQDRSALSTPTARQAPADQPPAQTRPHTSGMDVFGVHRDLIDEYRAFTQGGTIIRDERVADFVRRDLDAKSQWPNPWISLNPFFDSAGTVAELASQGVLHPECARIFQAKKARGGTVCDGRPLTLHQHQREAVDAARSGASYVLTTGTGSGKSLSYIVPIVDKVLRDRETEPRGTAKRVRAIIVYPMNALANSQLKELEKYLRDGYGAGREPVTFARYTGQEDDAARREIRDNPPDILLTNYVMLELMLTRPDDRDSLVRMAKGLEFLVFDELHTYRGRQGADVALLIRRVREACQADRLQCVGTSATMSTEGTIDEQKSVVAGVASKLFGTRIRTEHVIGETLVRATDPAPDTVPAERLRTTDAPRAYADLVRDPLARWIETRFGLATDTLTDRLVRQKPAKIEDAAEDLARESGVSVEDCAAALRATLEAGSQARHPVTERPLFAFRLHQFLSKGDTVYVTLDDPASRHLTRDYQQVQPGTDGKLLIPLAFCRECGQEYLTVWRTEKDGEVRYESRRDTSATGGRAGDGYLYVGRPWPRSLDEAVAERKLPESWLELDDRGQEVVRKSYRERAPRAVTVDPYGYEGRGDLDAAFIPAPFRFCIQCSVSYEQPRGKDFAKLATLDQEGRSSATSLVSAAVVRSLKAVPEEALDKEARKLLTFVDNRQDASLQAGHFNDFVQITQLRGALYRAALDAGEEGIHHEELATRVANALALDPVEYTGQSDLPPALARNAAKTLRDVIAFRLYLDLESGWRITMPNLERTGLLTIDYADLQWVAERDERWQDTHAALRDADPALRAEITRTLLDDMRRELAIDVQYFRDDFDALQRASEERLIDPWVLGRSDAPRVKTAYPQPSSPGMDRSGHFLSARGKFGKYLRRTAPTVFDVRDGVKLDNTDLQKIIEDLLKVLAKAGLVTEVSAAPQRAGRFRAPTGPAATGYRISAASLIWRAGPGESGAHDPLTRTYASGDGPRVNTFFRDLYRNAAVELSGLFAREHTAQVDPAERERREEAFSKAELKLLYCSPTMELGVDISSLNAVMMRNVPPTPANYAQRSGRAGRSGQPALVTTYCATGNSHDQYYFRHSERMVAGAVAPPRLDLANEDLVLSHLQGIWLAEVGLKLGRAIPQIIDIAYDESLGRPNPALHLHDDLYAASRDADAQARTVAAAHRVLGPLLPDFATTVWWDERWIEDRVRTAPDRFDRAFDRWRDLFRAALVDQYVQNKRVLDHTLTEGDRRRATGRRKEAETQLNLLKNETPDSRSVLSDFNPYRYLASEGFLPGYSFPRLPLAAYIPTTGRRHGDGDYLQRPRFLAIREFGPGALIYHEGARYQVTRVQLPPDSSGDIATTAATRCKHCGYHHDPEQRADVCDMCKEPLGAAAYNLLHLHTVYTQRRERISSDEEERRRAGFRLEISYRFQDHGIRKGRQDAHVSDPAGSLATISYGDSATVRITNKGRLRAKENEQDGYWLDPASGHWMNERDAAEASGDSSEMPVIDPDGNEKRRKKRVVPFVEDRRNILVVTLDEPLPEPIALTLMYALERGVEAAFELEDSELTSELLPPDDGPRNRFLLTEAAEGGAGVLRRLQAEPGALAAAALRALEICHFDEHGVDQAKQHCARGCYDCLLTYGNQLDHAAIDRHTVVHLLRRLASAVSEPEGRGESPTEQHRRLVEELGRTAPKLADTPADDADDMANTPLEQTLVNWLRDHGLRLPDEGQTLVGTALPDFVYHLPGVNLAVFVDGPDREEDATRDEDAEERLYDAGWGVVRFPADPADWDAVVARHARYFGGPAAS; encoded by the coding sequence ATGATCGCAGGGCGGTTCCGGCTTCTGGGGGCTGTGGACTCGGGCAACATGGGTGAGGTCCACAGAGCCGAGGATCTTGATGCCGCCCCGGGCGACGCCGACCGCGTCGTGGCGGTCAAGCTGATCCTCCGGCGCCGGTCCGGTCTGCGGATCGACACGCACGGCGACACCAAGACGGTGGAGCGGTTCGCCCGCGAGGTGCGGATCATGCAGACCTTCGGCCGGCACCCCAACCTCCCGCGTACGATCGCCGGCGGCGTGGACGACACGAACGGCGGCCTGCCCTACCTCGCGATGGAATTCCTCGACGGCCATCCTCTGGCCGACCTGGTCGCCGACGAGCCGCAGCTGCCGATCTCCTGGGCGGGGGCCATCGCCGCGCAGATGGCGGAGGGACTCAAGGCCGCTCACGTCGAGGGTGTCGTGCACCGCGACCTCAAGCCCCGCAATGTCATGCTCACCCGCGGTGGCCTCGTGAAAGTCCTCGACTTCGGCATGGGGCGGATCGTCGACGACCCGGACGGCGCCAAGCTCACCAGCACGGGCGTCACCGTCGGCACCGCCCGCTACATGGCCCCCGAGCAGTTCCAGGGTGGAGCCGTGACCCCGGCGGCGGACCTCTACGCCCTCGGCTGCGTCCTGTACGAGATGCTCCTCGGCGTGCCGCCGTTCGTCGGCACCTCCGCGTACGAGCTCGGCGAGAAGCACGTCCATCAGGCGCCGAACCCGGTCCGGTTGGTCCGGCATGACGTCCCCGAGGCGCTCGCCCGCCTCGTCGACCGCCTGCTCGCCAAGAATCCGGCGGACCGCCCCGAGAGCGCCGCCGCGGTACGGGACACCCTGCTGCCGTTCGTCGCGCCCGCCGAACCGCTGCCCGCCTGGCGCGAGTTCGACCCGGTGGGCCGCCTCCTCCAGGACCGGTCCGCGCTCTCCACGCCCACGGCGCGGCAGGCTCCGGCCGACCAGCCGCCCGCCCAGACCCGCCCACACACGTCCGGCATGGACGTCTTCGGCGTCCACCGGGACCTGATCGACGAGTACCGCGCCTTCACCCAGGGCGGCACGATCATCCGTGACGAACGCGTCGCCGACTTCGTCCGGCGCGACCTCGACGCCAAGTCCCAGTGGCCCAACCCGTGGATCTCCCTCAACCCCTTCTTCGACTCCGCCGGCACCGTTGCCGAGCTCGCTTCCCAGGGCGTCCTCCACCCCGAGTGCGCGCGGATCTTCCAGGCGAAGAAGGCCAGGGGCGGCACCGTCTGCGACGGCCGCCCGCTCACCCTCCACCAGCACCAGCGCGAAGCCGTCGACGCCGCCCGGTCCGGGGCGTCCTACGTCCTCACCACCGGCACCGGCTCGGGCAAGTCCCTCTCCTACATCGTGCCCATCGTCGACAAGGTCCTCAGGGACCGGGAGACGGAGCCGCGAGGGACGGCCAAGAGAGTCCGCGCGATCATCGTCTACCCCATGAACGCCCTGGCCAACAGCCAGCTCAAGGAGCTGGAGAAGTACCTGAGGGACGGCTACGGCGCAGGACGCGAGCCCGTCACCTTCGCCCGCTACACCGGCCAGGAGGACGACGCCGCCCGCAGGGAGATCCGTGACAACCCGCCGGACATCCTGCTCACCAACTACGTGATGCTGGAGCTGATGCTCACCCGTCCCGACGACCGAGACAGCCTCGTCCGGATGGCCAAGGGCCTCGAATTCCTCGTCTTCGACGAACTCCACACCTACCGAGGCCGCCAGGGCGCCGACGTCGCCCTGCTCATCCGCCGCGTCCGCGAGGCGTGCCAGGCCGACCGTCTCCAGTGCGTCGGAACCTCCGCCACCATGTCCACCGAGGGCACGATCGACGAGCAGAAGAGCGTGGTCGCGGGCGTCGCCTCCAAGCTCTTCGGCACGAGGATCCGCACCGAGCACGTCATCGGCGAGACCCTGGTCCGAGCCACCGACCCGGCCCCCGACACCGTCCCTGCCGAGCGGCTGCGCACCACCGACGCGCCCCGTGCGTACGCGGACCTGGTCCGCGACCCGCTTGCCCGCTGGATCGAGACCCGCTTCGGCCTGGCCACCGACACCCTCACCGACCGCCTCGTCCGCCAGAAGCCCGCCAAGATCGAGGACGCGGCCGAGGACCTCGCCCGGGAGAGCGGCGTGTCCGTCGAGGACTGCGCCGCGGCCCTGCGCGCCACCCTGGAGGCCGGCTCGCAGGCCCGTCACCCCGTCACGGAGCGCCCCCTCTTCGCCTTCCGCCTCCACCAGTTCCTCTCCAAGGGCGACACCGTCTACGTCACCCTGGACGACCCGGCCAGCCGACACCTCACCCGTGACTACCAGCAGGTGCAGCCCGGCACCGACGGCAAGCTCCTCATCCCGCTCGCCTTCTGCCGGGAGTGCGGCCAGGAGTACCTGACGGTGTGGCGCACCGAGAAGGACGGAGAGGTCCGCTACGAGTCCCGCCGCGACACCTCCGCCACGGGCGGCAGGGCCGGCGACGGCTACCTCTACGTCGGCCGCCCGTGGCCCCGCTCGCTCGATGAGGCCGTCGCCGAGCGCAAGCTGCCGGAGTCGTGGCTGGAGCTCGACGACCGTGGTCAGGAAGTCGTCAGGAAGTCGTACCGCGAGCGCGCGCCCCGCGCCGTGACCGTCGATCCCTACGGGTACGAGGGACGGGGCGACCTGGACGCCGCCTTCATCCCGGCCCCGTTCCGCTTCTGCATCCAGTGCTCGGTGTCCTACGAGCAGCCGCGTGGCAAGGACTTCGCGAAGCTCGCGACCCTCGACCAGGAAGGCCGGTCCTCCGCCACCTCCCTGGTGTCGGCGGCCGTCGTCCGCTCCCTCAAGGCCGTTCCCGAGGAAGCCCTCGACAAGGAGGCGCGCAAGCTCCTCACCTTCGTCGACAACCGCCAGGACGCCTCCCTCCAGGCCGGCCACTTCAACGACTTCGTCCAGATCACCCAACTGCGCGGCGCGCTCTACCGGGCCGCCCTGGACGCCGGGGAAGAGGGCATCCACCACGAGGAGCTGGCCACCCGCGTGGCGAACGCCCTCGCCCTGGACCCCGTCGAGTACACCGGCCAGTCGGACCTGCCGCCCGCCCTCGCCCGCAACGCGGCCAAGACCCTGCGTGACGTCATCGCCTTCCGTCTCTACCTCGACCTGGAGAGCGGCTGGCGCATCACCATGCCGAACCTGGAGCGGACCGGTCTGCTGACGATCGACTACGCGGACCTCCAGTGGGTCGCCGAGCGTGACGAGCGCTGGCAGGACACGCATGCGGCGCTCCGCGACGCCGACCCCGCCCTGCGCGCCGAGATCACGCGGACGCTCCTGGACGACATGCGCCGCGAACTCGCCATTGACGTCCAGTACTTCCGCGACGACTTCGACGCCCTCCAGCGTGCCAGCGAGGAACGCCTCATCGACCCGTGGGTCCTCGGCAGGTCCGACGCGCCCAGGGTCAAGACCGCCTACCCGCAGCCCTCCAGCCCTGGCATGGACCGGTCCGGGCACTTCCTCTCGGCCCGCGGCAAGTTCGGCAAGTACCTGCGCCGCACCGCACCCACGGTCTTCGACGTGCGCGACGGCGTGAAGCTGGACAACACCGACCTCCAGAAGATCATCGAGGACCTGCTGAAGGTGCTCGCGAAGGCCGGCCTGGTCACCGAGGTCAGCGCCGCCCCCCAGCGTGCCGGCCGCTTCCGCGCGCCGACCGGTCCCGCCGCCACCGGCTACCGGATCTCCGCCGCCTCCCTCATCTGGCGGGCCGGCCCCGGCGAGTCCGGCGCCCACGACCCGCTGACCCGCACGTACGCCAGTGGCGACGGACCGCGCGTCAACACCTTCTTCCGTGACCTCTACCGCAACGCCGCCGTCGAACTGTCCGGCCTGTTCGCCCGCGAGCACACCGCCCAGGTCGACCCGGCCGAGCGCGAGCGCCGCGAAGAGGCGTTCAGCAAGGCCGAACTGAAGCTCCTCTACTGCTCCCCGACCATGGAGCTGGGAGTCGACATCTCGTCCCTCAACGCGGTCATGATGCGCAACGTGCCGCCGACCCCGGCCAACTACGCACAGCGCAGCGGACGCGCCGGCCGGAGCGGCCAGCCCGCCCTCGTCACCACGTACTGCGCCACCGGCAACAGCCACGACCAGTACTACTTCCGCCACTCCGAGCGCATGGTGGCGGGTGCAGTCGCCCCGCCCCGCCTCGACCTCGCCAACGAGGACCTCGTCCTCTCCCACCTCCAGGGCATCTGGCTCGCCGAGGTGGGGCTGAAGCTGGGCCGCGCCATCCCGCAGATCATCGACATCGCGTACGACGAGAGCCTGGGCCGCCCGAACCCGGCGCTCCACCTCCACGACGACCTGTACGCCGCCTCCCGCGACGCCGACGCGCAGGCCCGCACGGTGGCGGCGGCCCACCGGGTCCTCGGCCCGCTGCTTCCCGACTTCGCCACGACCGTCTGGTGGGACGAACGCTGGATCGAGGACCGCGTCCGCACCGCCCCCGACCGCTTCGACCGCGCCTTCGACCGCTGGCGCGACCTCTTCCGGGCCGCCCTCGTCGACCAGTACGTCCAGAACAAGCGGGTCCTCGACCACACCCTCACGGAAGGGGACCGGCGGCGTGCGACAGGCCGCCGCAAGGAGGCCGAGACCCAGCTCAACCTCCTCAAGAACGAGACCCCGGACAGCCGGTCCGTCCTCTCCGACTTCAACCCCTACCGCTACCTCGCCTCCGAGGGCTTCCTGCCCGGCTACTCCTTCCCCCGCCTGCCGCTGGCCGCCTACATCCCGACCACCGGCCGCCGCCACGGCGACGGCGACTACCTCCAGCGCCCCCGTTTCCTCGCCATCCGCGAGTTCGGCCCCGGCGCGCTGATCTACCACGAGGGCGCCCGCTACCAGGTGACCCGCGTCCAGCTGCCCCCGGACTCCTCCGGTGACATCGCCACCACCGCGGCCACCCGCTGCAAGCACTGCGGCTACCACCACGATCCCGAGCAGCGCGCCGACGTCTGCGACATGTGCAAGGAGCCGCTCGGCGCCGCCGCCTACAACCTGCTGCACCTGCACACCGTCTACACCCAGCGCCGGGAGCGGATCTCCTCCGACGAGGAGGAGCGCCGCAGGGCCGGATTCCGGCTGGAGATCTCGTACCGCTTCCAGGACCACGGCATCCGCAAGGGCCGCCAGGACGCCCACGTCTCGGACCCGGCGGGTAGTCTCGCCACGATCTCGTACGGCGACTCGGCCACCGTCCGCATCACCAACAAGGGACGGCTGCGCGCCAAGGAGAACGAGCAGGACGGCTACTGGCTCGACCCCGCAAGCGGCCACTGGATGAACGAACGCGATGCCGCCGAGGCGTCCGGCGACTCCAGCGAGATGCCGGTCATCGACCCGGACGGCAACGAGAAGCGCCGCAAGAAGCGAGTCGTCCCCTTCGTCGAGGACCGCCGCAACATCCTCGTCGTCACCCTCGACGAGCCGCTGCCCGAACCCATCGCCCTCACTCTCATGTACGCCCTGGAGCGGGGCGTCGAGGCTGCGTTCGAGCTGGAGGACTCCGAGCTCACCAGCGAACTGCTCCCGCCCGACGACGGTCCCCGCAACCGCTTCCTGCTCACCGAGGCCGCGGAGGGCGGCGCCGGAGTCCTGCGCCGCCTCCAGGCCGAGCCCGGAGCGCTCGCCGCCGCCGCCCTCCGCGCCCTGGAGATCTGCCACTTCGACGAGCACGGAGTGGACCAGGCCAAGCAGCACTGCGCCCGCGGCTGCTACGACTGCCTGCTCACCTACGGCAACCAGCTCGACCACGCGGCCATCGACCGCCACACCGTCGTCCACCTGCTGCGCCGCCTCGCCTCCGCCGTGTCCGAGCCCGAAGGGCGGGGCGAGTCCCCGACGGAGCAGCACCGGCGGCTCGTCGAGGAGCTGGGGCGAACGGCCCCGAAGCTCGCCGACACGCCGGCCGACGACGCCGACGACATGGCGAACACTCCCCTGGAGCAGACCCTCGTCAACTGGCTCAGGGACCACGGCCTGCGCCTGCCCGACGAGGGCCAGACCCTCGTCGGCACCGCCCTCCCCGACTTCGTCTACCACCTGCCCGGAGTCAACCTCGCCGTCTTCGTCGACGGGCCGGACAGGGAGGAGGACGCCACCCGGGACGAGGACGCCGAGGAGCGCCTCTACGACGCCGGCTGGGGCGTCGTCCGCTTCCCGGCCGACCCCGCCGACTGGGACGCCGTCGTCGCCCGCCACGCCCGCTACTTCGGCGGCCCCGCCGCCTCCTGA
- a CDS encoding DEAD/DEAH box helicase has translation MTLTYSAGSLVTARGREWVVLPESAPDMLVLRPLGGSDDDIAAVFPAFEDVRGAEFAPPSAADLGDHRAAGLLRSALRIGFRSGAGPFRSLAGIAVEPRAYQLVPLLMALRQSTVRLLISDDVGIGKTVEAGLIASELLAQGEARGLAVLCSPALAEQWQEELRTKFGLDAELVLASTVSRLERGLDLGQSLFDKYPHVIVSTDFIKSTRHRDDFVKHCPDLVIVDEAHTCVAADDTTSTQNQLRYELLRRIAEDAERHLLLVTATPHSGKESAFRNLLGLVRPELAGTDLDSDQGRRLLAQHFVQRKRADVRQYLTTEDGLGDDSLAERTAFPSDRFFKDETYKLSPAYRALLDDAIAYASERVEAADSQGKREARIAWWSAIALLRSLVSSPRAAAQTLRTRSAAAAAVSAEEADRFGAPLTRDAADSDSLEGMDVAPGAETDDAGARLAELADRAAALEGPDGDLKLKALVKHLKALLADGYHPIVFCRYIPTAEYVAEHLDGKLGKKTVVRAVTGTISPQQRIERIEELAEEAGQEAAARRVLVATDCLSEGVNLQHHFDAVVHYDLAWNPTRHDQREGRVDRYGQHRDEVRVITLYGSDNGIDGKVLDVLIKKHRQIKKDLGISVSVPDETSSGVTDAIVEWLLLRGREGEQGTLFEADSFQQSFADLEADWKSAAERETRSRSRFAQRSIHPEEVAREVLAIRDTLGRADEVNDFVRTSLAALEAHLVEAGDGSGDFTAEVSGTSAGLRDALAPVVGSAAVEGARPIPFRTTSAVARGEAALVRTDPVVGAIAAHVLNSALDSQADGRRPARRCGVVSTRAVETRTTLLLVRYRFHLTLPSRQGEKQLVAEDARLLAFQGSPKNAVWLPEDQAHALLAAQAANSVDPDHGEHMMTRVLGQLPAVTDHLEQYGDALSAELHESHRRVRRASDEIVRGLRVTAQKPADVLGVYVYLPAASGEAAV, from the coding sequence ATGACGCTCACCTACTCCGCCGGTTCCCTGGTCACCGCCCGAGGCCGCGAATGGGTCGTGCTCCCCGAGAGCGCCCCCGACATGCTCGTCCTGCGCCCGCTCGGCGGTTCCGACGACGACATCGCCGCCGTCTTCCCCGCCTTCGAGGACGTCAGAGGCGCCGAGTTCGCCCCGCCGTCCGCCGCCGACCTCGGCGACCACCGCGCCGCCGGACTGCTGCGCTCCGCCCTCCGCATCGGCTTCCGCTCCGGAGCCGGCCCCTTCCGTTCCCTCGCCGGCATCGCCGTCGAACCCCGCGCCTACCAGCTCGTCCCGCTCCTCATGGCGCTGCGGCAGAGCACCGTACGGCTCCTCATCTCCGACGACGTCGGCATCGGCAAGACCGTCGAGGCCGGCCTCATCGCGAGCGAACTCCTCGCCCAGGGCGAGGCACGCGGCCTTGCCGTCCTCTGCTCACCGGCCCTCGCCGAGCAGTGGCAGGAGGAGCTGCGCACCAAGTTCGGCCTCGACGCCGAACTCGTCCTCGCCTCCACCGTCTCCCGCCTGGAGCGCGGCCTGGACCTGGGCCAGTCGCTCTTCGACAAGTACCCCCACGTCATCGTCTCCACCGACTTCATCAAGTCCACCCGCCACCGCGACGACTTCGTCAAGCACTGCCCCGACCTGGTGATCGTCGACGAGGCCCACACCTGCGTCGCCGCCGACGACACCACCTCCACACAGAACCAGCTCCGCTACGAGCTGCTGCGCCGGATCGCCGAGGACGCCGAGCGTCACCTGCTCCTCGTGACCGCCACCCCGCACAGCGGCAAGGAGTCCGCCTTCCGCAACCTTCTGGGCCTGGTCAGGCCCGAACTGGCAGGCACGGACCTGGACTCCGACCAGGGCCGACGACTCCTCGCCCAGCACTTCGTCCAGCGCAAGCGCGCCGACGTGCGCCAGTACCTGACGACCGAGGACGGCCTCGGCGACGACAGCCTGGCCGAGCGGACCGCGTTCCCGTCCGACCGCTTCTTCAAGGACGAGACCTACAAGCTGTCCCCGGCCTACCGCGCCCTCCTCGACGACGCCATCGCCTACGCGAGCGAGCGTGTCGAGGCCGCCGACAGCCAGGGCAAGCGCGAGGCCCGTATCGCCTGGTGGTCCGCGATCGCCCTGCTCCGCTCCCTCGTCTCCTCCCCGCGCGCCGCCGCCCAGACCCTCCGTACGCGCTCCGCCGCCGCCGCTGCCGTCAGCGCCGAGGAAGCCGACCGCTTCGGCGCGCCCCTCACCCGCGACGCGGCCGACAGCGACAGCCTGGAGGGCATGGACGTGGCCCCCGGCGCCGAGACCGACGACGCCGGCGCCCGCCTCGCCGAACTCGCCGACCGGGCCGCCGCCCTGGAGGGCCCGGACGGCGACCTCAAGCTGAAGGCCCTGGTCAAACATCTCAAGGCGCTGCTCGCTGACGGCTATCACCCGATCGTCTTCTGCCGCTACATCCCCACCGCCGAGTACGTCGCCGAGCACCTGGACGGCAAGCTCGGCAAGAAGACCGTCGTCCGCGCCGTGACGGGCACGATCTCGCCCCAGCAGCGCATCGAGCGCATCGAAGAACTGGCCGAGGAGGCCGGCCAGGAGGCCGCCGCCCGCCGTGTCCTCGTCGCCACCGACTGCCTGTCCGAGGGCGTCAACCTCCAGCACCACTTCGACGCCGTCGTCCACTACGACCTCGCCTGGAACCCCACCCGCCACGACCAGCGCGAGGGCCGCGTCGACCGCTACGGACAGCACCGCGACGAGGTCCGGGTCATCACCCTGTACGGCAGCGACAACGGCATCGACGGCAAGGTCCTCGATGTCCTCATCAAGAAGCACCGCCAGATCAAGAAGGACCTCGGCATCTCCGTCTCCGTCCCCGACGAGACCTCCTCCGGCGTCACCGACGCCATCGTGGAGTGGCTGCTGCTGCGCGGCCGGGAGGGGGAGCAGGGCACCCTCTTCGAGGCAGACTCCTTCCAGCAGAGCTTCGCCGACCTGGAGGCCGACTGGAAGTCCGCCGCCGAACGCGAGACCCGCTCCCGCTCCCGGTTCGCCCAGCGGTCCATCCACCCGGAGGAGGTCGCCCGCGAGGTCCTCGCCATCCGCGACACCCTCGGCCGCGCCGACGAGGTGAATGACTTCGTACGGACCTCCCTCGCGGCCCTGGAAGCCCACCTGGTGGAGGCGGGCGACGGCTCCGGCGACTTCACCGCCGAGGTCAGCGGCACCTCCGCCGGCCTGCGCGACGCCCTCGCCCCCGTCGTCGGCTCCGCCGCCGTCGAAGGCGCCCGCCCCATCCCGTTCCGTACGACCTCGGCGGTGGCCCGGGGCGAGGCCGCCCTCGTCCGCACCGACCCCGTCGTCGGTGCCATCGCCGCCCACGTCCTGAACTCCGCCCTCGACAGCCAGGCCGACGGCCGCCGCCCCGCCCGCCGCTGTGGTGTCGTCTCCACCCGCGCCGTCGAGACCCGCACGACCCTGCTCCTCGTCCGCTACCGCTTCCACCTCACGCTGCCCTCCCGGCAGGGGGAGAAGCAGCTCGTCGCCGAGGACGCCCGCCTCCTCGCCTTCCAGGGCTCCCCGAAGAACGCCGTGTGGCTGCCCGAGGACCAGGCCCACGCCCTCCTCGCCGCCCAGGCCGCCAACAGCGTCGACCCCGACCACGGTGAGCACATGATGACCCGGGTCCTCGGCCAGCTCCCGGCCGTCACCGACCACCTGGAGCAGTACGGCGACGCCCTCTCCGCCGAACTCCACGAGTCCCACCGCCGCGTCCGCCGCGCCTCCGACGAGATCGTCCGCGGCCTGCGGGTCACCGCCCAGAAGCCGGCCGACGTCCTCGGCGTCTACGTCTACCTGCCCGCCGCGTCCGGAGAGGCCGCCGTCTGA